The Deinococcus koreensis genome window below encodes:
- the lepB gene encoding signal peptidase I — protein sequence MSARTAPTRDSPWRRAWRTWILGALLPVWGLTTFGGTLARVDGDSMNETLRSGDVLLLLKYPRWLRAWGLSGVYPRRGDLVVFKGPQDSDYSYETLWGVRHRPYNIKRVLALAGDTVAVRDGRVEVNGRALLERYASEGFVSDQAAIRVPPGHLWVMGDNRRLGESLDSRAYGPVALRDVAGPADLRLWPRPGLIPR from the coding sequence ATGAGTGCCCGGACTGCCCCCACCAGAGACAGCCCCTGGCGCCGCGCCTGGAGGACATGGATCCTGGGCGCGCTGCTGCCGGTGTGGGGGCTCACGACCTTCGGCGGCACGCTGGCCCGCGTGGACGGCGACTCCATGAACGAGACCCTGCGCAGCGGCGACGTCCTGCTGCTCCTCAAGTATCCGCGCTGGCTGCGGGCCTGGGGCCTGAGCGGGGTCTATCCCCGGCGCGGCGATCTGGTGGTGTTCAAGGGGCCGCAGGACAGCGACTATTCCTACGAGACCCTCTGGGGCGTGCGCCACCGGCCCTACAACATCAAGCGCGTGCTGGCCCTGGCCGGCGACACCGTGGCGGTCAGGGACGGCCGGGTCGAGGTCAATGGCCGCGCCCTGCTGGAGCGCTACGCCAGCGAGGGCTTCGTCTCCGATCAGGCGGCGATCCGCGTGCCGCCCGGCCACCTGTGGGTCATGGGCGACAACCGGCGCCTCGGCGAGAGTCTCGACAGCCGCGCCTACGGCCCCGTGGCCCTGCGGGACGTGGCCGGCCCCGCTGACCTGCGCCTGTGGCCCCGCCCCGGCCTGATCCCCCGCTGA
- a CDS encoding LacI family DNA-binding transcriptional regulator codes for MTRVTLRDVAAHAGVSHQTVSNVMNGHPSIRPATRDRVLAAIQALDYHPNQAAKALREARVTTLCCAFYGHDAENVDDPYRNVVQSAFIAEANVHGYSMTTAFVQDGPESFDSLRQRYRQGQFGGVVVVGNTLNAAQWQALQGWGLPAVLFDHRLPDSAALSVSSDYTSGMHALVAHHAAQGRRHLALIIPLQDAASTAVDRREAFRAAAAQHGLQAHLIAGDWSYASGEAALHTLWRGGNSPDAVLGGNDRMAAGALRAALELGLRVPGQVAISGFDNFEFSRYTHPSLTTVNVPHAEMARRAVRALLARLEQHQTPPNVVLPASLVIRESA; via the coding sequence ATGACCCGCGTCACGTTACGAGATGTCGCTGCCCATGCCGGGGTCTCCCACCAGACCGTGTCCAACGTGATGAACGGTCACCCCTCGATCCGTCCGGCCACGCGCGACAGGGTGCTGGCCGCGATCCAGGCCCTGGACTACCACCCCAACCAGGCCGCCAAGGCCCTGCGCGAGGCGCGCGTGACCACCCTCTGCTGCGCGTTCTACGGCCACGACGCCGAAAACGTGGACGACCCCTACCGCAATGTGGTGCAGTCGGCGTTCATCGCCGAAGCCAACGTCCACGGCTACAGCATGACCACCGCCTTCGTGCAGGATGGCCCGGAGTCCTTCGATTCGCTGCGCCAGCGCTACCGGCAGGGGCAGTTCGGCGGCGTGGTGGTGGTCGGCAATACGCTGAACGCCGCGCAGTGGCAGGCGCTCCAGGGATGGGGCCTCCCGGCGGTGCTGTTCGACCACCGCCTGCCGGACAGCGCGGCGCTGTCGGTCAGCTCCGATTACACCAGCGGGATGCACGCGCTGGTGGCCCACCACGCCGCCCAGGGCCGCCGGCATCTGGCGCTGATCATCCCTCTGCAGGACGCCGCGAGCACGGCGGTGGATCGGCGCGAGGCGTTCAGGGCGGCGGCCGCCCAGCACGGACTCCAGGCGCACCTGATCGCCGGCGACTGGTCGTACGCGTCTGGCGAGGCGGCGCTGCATACGCTGTGGCGCGGCGGAAATAGCCCCGACGCCGTGCTGGGCGGCAACGACCGGATGGCCGCCGGCGCCCTGCGCGCGGCCCTGGAACTGGGCCTCCGGGTGCCCGGACAGGTCGCCATCAGCGGGTTCGACAACTTCGAATTCAGCCGCTACACCCACCCCAGCCTGACCACCGTGAATGTGCCCCACGCCGAGATGGCCCGGCGGGCGGTGCGCGCCCTGCTGGCCCGGCTGGAGCAGCACCAGACCCCGCCCAATGTCGTTCTTCCGGCGTCCCTGGTCATCCGCGAGTCCGCCTGA
- a CDS encoding carbohydrate ABC transporter permease, translating to MTAAPVAPPTAGVRAQRRLNAALLYVALVPLALLFLAPLWIMLVFSTQPETAIFSPNPPLWFGGAFAENFRGLQADTNFLRTLLNSTMIASIYTVLSMLLTSMGGYAFAKFEFPGKGPLFGLILATLTIPAFVTIIPQFILVARDLQIGNTYWAVILPTLANTIGIFYMRQAFQTVPTDLLNAARIDGANEWRIFWQIALPIVRPALAALAILLFLASWNDYLWPLIVLTQKDSYTMPVALGTLVGLTRVSWGGIMVGTAIATIPFLALFLALQRHFVAGIAGGAVKD from the coding sequence GTGACGGCGGCCCCGGTGGCCCCGCCCACGGCCGGCGTGCGGGCCCAGCGGCGGCTGAACGCTGCGCTGCTGTACGTGGCCCTGGTGCCGCTGGCGCTGCTGTTCCTGGCGCCGCTGTGGATCATGCTGGTCTTCAGCACCCAGCCAGAGACGGCGATCTTCAGCCCCAATCCGCCGCTGTGGTTCGGTGGGGCCTTCGCCGAGAACTTCCGAGGCCTGCAGGCCGACACCAACTTCCTGCGTACTCTCCTGAACTCCACCATGATCGCCTCGATCTACACCGTCTTGAGCATGCTGCTCACCTCGATGGGCGGCTACGCCTTCGCCAAGTTCGAGTTCCCCGGCAAGGGGCCGCTCTTCGGCCTGATCCTGGCGACCCTGACCATCCCCGCCTTCGTGACCATCATCCCGCAGTTCATCCTGGTGGCGCGCGATCTGCAGATCGGCAACACCTACTGGGCAGTCATCCTGCCGACGCTGGCGAACACCATCGGCATCTTCTACATGCGCCAGGCCTTCCAGACGGTGCCCACGGACCTGCTGAACGCAGCGCGCATCGACGGTGCAAACGAATGGCGCATCTTCTGGCAGATCGCGCTGCCCATCGTGCGCCCGGCGCTGGCCGCGCTGGCGATCCTGCTGTTCCTGGCGTCGTGGAACGACTACCTGTGGCCGCTGATCGTGCTGACCCAGAAAGACAGCTACACCATGCCGGTCGCGCTGGGCACCCTGGTCGGCCTGACGCGGGTGTCGTGGGGCGGGATCATGGTGGGCACGGCTATTGCCACCATTCCCTTCCTGGCGCTGTTCCTGGCCCTGCAACGGCACTTCGTGGCGGGCATTGCGGGCGGCGCGGTCAAGGACTGA
- a CDS encoding FKBP-type peptidyl-prolyl cis-trans isomerase, producing the protein MSDELKVEKYHEGTGEPAQAGKMVKVHYTGTLESGQKFDSSRDRGQPIEFPLGVGYVIKGWDDGIAQLRVGDKAKLTIPAHLGYGAAGVPGVIPAGATLIFDVELVDVG; encoded by the coding sequence ATGAGCGACGAGCTGAAAGTCGAGAAGTACCACGAGGGCACGGGGGAACCTGCTCAGGCCGGCAAGATGGTGAAGGTGCACTACACCGGCACCCTGGAAAGCGGCCAGAAGTTCGACTCCAGCCGTGACCGTGGGCAGCCCATCGAGTTTCCCCTGGGCGTCGGCTACGTCATCAAGGGCTGGGACGACGGCATCGCGCAGCTGCGGGTAGGCGACAAGGCCAAGCTGACCATCCCGGCCCACCTGGGCTACGGCGCGGCGGGCGTCCCCGGCGTGATCCCGGCCGGCGCGACCCTGATCTTCGACGTGGAACTGGTGGACGTCGGCTGA
- a CDS encoding aminopeptidase produces MTSDPQSTAPQAQAREPQALAQAQAAYDAFRARGLKLNMQRGQPSDADFDLSNGLLGALGETDLSMDGLDLRNYPGGVAGLPSARRLFAAYLDVKSENIVVWNNASLELQAFVLTFALLHGTRHSTGPWVHQKPKFIVTTPGYDRHFLLLQTLGFELLSVDMHDDGPDVEAAEALAAADPAVKGLLFVPTYSNPGGETISAEKAARLAGLKAAAPDFTILADDAYRAHHLDDAAQTVNFVALCRDAGVPDRAFVFASTSKITFAGGGLGFVASSEDNIRWLSTYLNAQSIGPNKLEQARHVKFLESYPGGIDGLMKDHAALIAPKFRAVDEVLRAELGEGGEYATWTNPRGGYFSSLNTAAPVAKRVIQLAEEAGVSLTPAGATYPGGNDPHDRNIRLAPTRPPLNEVHTSMQVVAACIRLATEEYRASEGRAGGQQDS; encoded by the coding sequence ATGACCTCCGATCCGCAGTCCACCGCCCCGCAGGCACAGGCCCGGGAACCGCAGGCGCTGGCGCAGGCCCAGGCGGCCTACGACGCCTTCCGCGCCCGTGGGCTCAAGCTGAACATGCAGCGCGGCCAGCCCTCGGACGCCGACTTCGACCTCAGCAACGGCCTGCTCGGGGCGCTGGGCGAGACCGACCTGAGCATGGACGGCCTCGACCTGCGGAACTACCCCGGCGGCGTGGCGGGCCTGCCCAGCGCGCGGCGGCTGTTCGCGGCGTATCTGGACGTGAAGAGCGAGAACATCGTGGTGTGGAACAACGCCTCGCTGGAGCTGCAGGCCTTCGTGCTGACCTTCGCGCTGCTGCACGGCACGCGGCACTCGACCGGCCCCTGGGTGCACCAGAAACCCAAGTTCATCGTGACGACCCCCGGCTACGACCGGCACTTCCTGCTGCTCCAGACCCTGGGCTTCGAGCTGCTGAGCGTGGACATGCACGACGACGGCCCGGACGTGGAGGCGGCCGAGGCCCTCGCGGCGGCCGACCCTGCGGTCAAGGGGCTGCTGTTCGTGCCCACCTATTCCAATCCGGGCGGCGAGACCATCAGCGCCGAGAAGGCCGCGCGGCTGGCGGGCCTGAAGGCAGCGGCCCCCGACTTCACGATCCTGGCCGACGACGCCTACCGGGCGCACCATCTGGACGACGCGGCGCAGACCGTGAACTTCGTGGCCCTGTGCCGCGACGCCGGCGTCCCCGACCGGGCCTTCGTGTTCGCCAGCACCTCCAAGATCACCTTCGCGGGGGGCGGGCTGGGCTTCGTCGCCAGCAGCGAGGACAACATCAGGTGGCTCAGCACCTACCTGAACGCGCAGAGCATCGGCCCCAACAAGCTGGAGCAGGCGCGGCACGTCAAATTCCTGGAGTCCTACCCGGGCGGCATCGACGGCCTGATGAAGGATCACGCCGCCCTGATCGCGCCCAAGTTCCGCGCCGTGGACGAGGTGCTGCGCGCCGAACTGGGCGAGGGCGGCGAATACGCCACCTGGACGAATCCGCGCGGCGGCTATTTCAGCTCGCTGAACACGGCCGCGCCCGTGGCGAAGCGAGTGATCCAGCTCGCCGAGGAAGCCGGCGTGAGCCTGACCCCGGCCGGCGCGACCTACCCCGGCGGAAACGACCCGCACGACCGCAACATCCGCCTGGCCCCCACCCGCCCCCCGCTGAACGAGGTGCATACCTCCATGCAGGTGGTCGCGGCCTGTATCCGCCTGGCGACCGAGGAGTACCGGGCGAGCGAGGGCCGGGCCGGCGGGCAGCAGGACAGCTGA
- a CDS encoding DUF2259 domain-containing protein: MPTMRRLKTLLLASCATALPLCSPARASDRIPVDQVRFSASGARVMVLSSGVQDGSGFGTATLSVLDTASGLLVYRRTRTADQAPNALRLELLRTPPTPATLRAAGLQPGQVSAARFNRVYPTFLPQWSDAVPAGQTQLTSVALWSPPVPIRLEVYALPSTCPYPDLLPAGTSPAGFRLSVRGQTVHRDLALPSGRRCAGGYTLERVDVQGDRALLTVRSYSPGFEGPDATPVFIAVTLK; encoded by the coding sequence ATGCCGACCATGCGACGCCTGAAGACCCTGCTGCTCGCCTCGTGCGCCACGGCGCTGCCTCTGTGTTCCCCGGCGCGGGCGAGCGACCGCATTCCGGTGGATCAGGTGCGCTTCTCGGCCAGCGGCGCGCGGGTCATGGTGCTCAGTTCCGGCGTGCAGGATGGCAGCGGCTTCGGCACCGCCACCCTGAGCGTACTGGACACGGCCAGCGGGCTATTGGTCTACCGCCGCACCCGCACCGCCGATCAGGCGCCGAACGCCCTGCGCCTGGAGCTGCTCCGCACGCCGCCCACCCCCGCCACCCTGCGGGCCGCCGGGCTGCAGCCGGGGCAGGTCTCGGCGGCCCGCTTCAACCGCGTGTATCCCACGTTCCTTCCGCAGTGGTCGGATGCCGTCCCCGCCGGGCAGACGCAGCTGACGAGCGTGGCGCTGTGGTCGCCGCCCGTGCCGATCCGCCTGGAGGTCTACGCGCTGCCCTCCACCTGCCCGTATCCCGATCTGCTGCCCGCCGGCACCTCGCCGGCCGGCTTCCGCCTGAGCGTGCGGGGGCAGACGGTTCACCGCGATCTGGCGCTGCCCTCCGGCCGGCGCTGCGCCGGCGGCTACACGCTGGAACGGGTCGACGTGCAGGGCGACCGCGCACTGCTCACCGTCCGCAGCTACTCGCCGGGCTTCGAGGGGCCGGACGCCACGCCGGTCTTCATCGCCGTGACCCTGAAGTGA
- a CDS encoding NYN domain-containing protein codes for MHYVVHRPRVGVFIDTQNLYHSARDLLERTVNFETILKVATHERELLHAISYTVERENEATARPFIYKLSTLGFKVRRMNLTLHHVTDGGKPIYEGNWDMGIVADMVRLMDHLDVVVLGSGDGDFTDIVEVLQERGKRVEVIAFREHTAQKLIDAADRFTHLPDIEDALMPARVKNGGKPSAEPTTDEPTA; via the coding sequence ATGCACTACGTCGTTCACCGCCCCCGCGTGGGGGTCTTCATCGATACCCAGAACCTCTACCACTCGGCCCGCGACCTGCTGGAACGCACCGTGAACTTCGAGACCATCCTGAAGGTCGCCACCCACGAGCGCGAACTGCTGCACGCCATCTCGTACACCGTCGAGCGCGAGAACGAGGCGACGGCGCGCCCCTTCATCTACAAGCTGTCCACGCTGGGCTTCAAGGTGCGGCGCATGAACCTGACCCTGCACCACGTCACCGACGGCGGCAAGCCGATCTACGAGGGCAACTGGGACATGGGCATCGTGGCCGACATGGTGCGCCTGATGGATCACCTCGACGTCGTGGTGCTGGGCAGCGGCGACGGCGACTTCACCGACATCGTGGAGGTGCTGCAGGAGCGCGGCAAGCGCGTGGAGGTCATCGCCTTCCGCGAGCACACCGCCCAGAAGCTGATCGACGCCGCCGACCGCTTCACGCACCTGCCCGACATCGAGGACGCGCTGATGCCGGCCCGCGTGAAGAACGGCGGCAAGCCGAGCGCCGAGCCGACCACCGATGAGCCCACCGCCTGA
- a CDS encoding carbohydrate ABC transporter permease has product MTTTARSTTSPPVATPPRRKRPPLAPYLFILPYLLIFATFWAWPIVSSFLMSFKDSRLGAAAPYGLSNWSRLVQDEFFRTALRNTLVILVIQVPLMLSLATVLAVALNSKLLKAAGLFRFAFFAPLVVGTVAYSAVFRLLFNTDFGIVNRALTGLGLPAVDWLNQSGPAMSVLILAMTWRWTGYNAIILLAGLQGISEDVYEAAAIDGATPAQQFWKITLPLLRPTLLFCLVLSVIGTLQLFTEPALITNSGPGNSTMTLGTYLYQQGFRSFNFGYASAIAYTVAAIAAIFSVLQLRLFGREQ; this is encoded by the coding sequence ATGACCACGACCGCACGATCCACCACCTCGCCGCCCGTGGCGACCCCACCGCGCCGCAAACGGCCTCCGCTGGCGCCGTACCTGTTCATCCTGCCCTACCTGCTGATCTTCGCCACCTTCTGGGCCTGGCCCATCGTCAGCTCCTTCCTGATGAGCTTCAAGGACTCGCGCCTGGGGGCCGCCGCGCCCTACGGCCTGTCCAACTGGTCGCGGCTGGTGCAGGACGAATTCTTCCGCACGGCGCTGCGCAACACGCTGGTGATTCTGGTGATCCAGGTGCCGTTGATGCTGTCGCTGGCGACGGTGCTGGCGGTGGCGCTGAACAGCAAGCTCCTGAAGGCGGCGGGGCTGTTCCGCTTCGCCTTCTTCGCGCCGCTGGTGGTGGGCACCGTGGCGTACTCGGCGGTGTTCCGCCTGCTGTTCAACACCGACTTCGGCATCGTGAACCGCGCCCTGACCGGCCTGGGCCTGCCCGCCGTGGACTGGCTCAACCAGTCGGGGCCGGCCATGAGCGTGCTGATCCTGGCAATGACCTGGCGCTGGACGGGCTACAACGCCATCATCCTGCTTGCAGGGTTGCAGGGCATCAGTGAGGACGTGTACGAGGCCGCCGCCATCGACGGCGCCACGCCCGCCCAGCAGTTCTGGAAGATCACGCTGCCGCTGCTGCGGCCCACGCTGCTGTTCTGCCTGGTGCTCAGCGTGATCGGCACCCTGCAGCTGTTCACCGAGCCCGCCCTGATCACCAACTCCGGCCCCGGCAACTCGACCATGACCCTGGGCACCTACCTGTACCAGCAGGGCTTCCGCTCGTTCAACTTCGGGTACGCCAGCGCGATCGCCTACACGGTGGCCGCCATCGCGGCGATCTTCAGCGTGCTGCAGCTGCGGCTGTTCGGGAGGGAGCAGTGA
- a CDS encoding MarR family winged helix-turn-helix transcriptional regulator has translation MPNRYAGSPEERSALDAYVKLWRAAHAVEVVANRHLAAYGLTTSQFAVIEALYHLGPMSQRLLADKILRSSGNLTMVIDNLERDGLVHRERMATDRRVVNVTLTTQGEALITQLLPDHVAGIHEVFKVLEPAEIEQLSTIARKLGLALQGRLDDEAVAVKARTRRSTLRRNVHGA, from the coding sequence ATGCCCAACCGCTACGCTGGCTCGCCGGAGGAACGCTCGGCGCTGGACGCTTATGTCAAGCTCTGGCGGGCGGCGCACGCGGTCGAAGTGGTCGCCAACCGGCATCTGGCCGCGTATGGCCTGACCACCAGCCAGTTCGCGGTGATCGAGGCGCTCTACCACCTCGGGCCGATGAGCCAGCGCCTGCTGGCCGACAAGATCCTGCGCTCCAGCGGCAACCTGACCATGGTGATCGACAACCTGGAACGCGACGGGCTGGTGCACCGCGAGCGCATGGCGACCGACCGCCGGGTGGTGAACGTGACCCTGACCACCCAGGGCGAGGCCCTGATCACCCAGCTGTTACCGGATCACGTGGCGGGCATCCACGAGGTCTTCAAGGTGTTGGAGCCGGCCGAGATCGAGCAGCTCTCCACGATCGCGCGCAAGCTCGGGCTGGCCCTGCAGGGACGCCTGGACGACGAGGCGGTGGCGGTCAAGGCCAGAACCCGCCGATCCACCCTGCGCCGCAACGTCCACGGCGCCTGA
- a CDS encoding beta-galactosidase gives MTTAPTPPHLLLGSCDYPEHVPRDRWATYARMQKELGLSFVRIAEFAWSRIEPQCGRYDWAWLDQAIEAYHGCGLRVVLCTLTATPPAWLIRAHPEILASDEQGRVREFGSRRHYDFASPVYREHSRRLTLAMALRYGRHPAVVGWQTDNEFGCHGTTRSYGGASAAAFPEWLRHRYGVVERLNEAWGNVFWSMEYTDFSQVRPPMLTVTELNPSHVLDYARFASQQVADFQKEQLEILREMSPGRFITHNFMIFESGFDHYQVAQGLDFATWDNYPLGMLEFFAPSGSGEEVKTRYARTGHPDLIAFNHDLYRGLVAQPGLGREGRGTPNGPWVMEQQCGQVNWAPYNPLPAGGAVQLWTAQAWAHGADVVSYFRWRAATMAQEVMHSGLLRHDETPDRGYAEVETLDQTQFPVGPVPARVALLHDYESLWLYDQQKHSASLSYWTQTVAYYSALRSLGIDVDIVHADAGLSAYAVVVAPAITLVPPERAARWAKAVEGGVALVCGPRTAFRTPGGQTWETGQPGPLSDTLGVKLLQYDSLRPTLSQRVSGPGGDVQAHGWAESYRLQGAEALYSYSGGPLDGEAAVTRRGQVTTIGAHSPELIGAVLADVLQRAGVETTPLPEGVRLSRRAGRTLVQNWTLDAVQWNGLSLGPVSFMVQEE, from the coding sequence ATGACCACTGCACCGACGCCTCCCCACCTTCTCCTCGGTTCCTGCGACTACCCCGAGCATGTGCCCCGTGACCGCTGGGCGACCTATGCCCGGATGCAAAAGGAGCTGGGCCTGAGCTTCGTGCGGATCGCGGAGTTCGCCTGGAGCCGGATCGAACCGCAGTGTGGCCGATACGACTGGGCGTGGCTGGATCAGGCCATCGAGGCGTACCACGGCTGTGGCCTGAGGGTCGTGTTGTGCACCCTGACCGCCACCCCCCCCGCCTGGTTGATCCGCGCGCACCCCGAGATCCTGGCCTCCGACGAACAGGGCCGCGTGCGCGAGTTTGGGTCGCGCCGCCACTACGATTTCGCCTCGCCCGTGTACCGCGAGCATTCCCGGCGCCTGACCCTGGCGATGGCGCTGCGCTACGGCCGGCACCCGGCGGTGGTGGGCTGGCAGACCGACAACGAGTTCGGCTGTCACGGCACCACGCGCTCCTATGGCGGGGCCAGCGCCGCGGCCTTCCCGGAGTGGCTGAGGCACCGCTACGGGGTCGTCGAGCGCCTGAACGAGGCCTGGGGCAACGTGTTCTGGAGCATGGAATACACGGACTTCTCGCAGGTTCGCCCCCCCATGCTCACGGTCACCGAACTCAACCCCTCGCACGTGCTGGACTACGCGCGCTTCGCCTCGCAGCAGGTCGCGGACTTCCAGAAGGAGCAGCTGGAGATCCTGCGGGAGATGTCGCCGGGGCGCTTCATCACGCACAATTTCATGATCTTCGAGTCGGGCTTCGACCACTACCAGGTGGCCCAGGGGCTGGATTTCGCCACCTGGGACAACTACCCGCTGGGGATGCTGGAATTCTTCGCGCCCAGCGGCAGCGGCGAGGAGGTCAAGACCCGCTACGCGCGCACCGGCCACCCGGATCTGATCGCCTTCAACCACGACCTCTACCGGGGGCTGGTGGCGCAGCCGGGCCTGGGCCGCGAGGGGCGCGGCACGCCGAACGGCCCCTGGGTCATGGAGCAGCAGTGCGGGCAGGTCAACTGGGCCCCCTACAACCCGCTGCCGGCGGGCGGCGCCGTGCAGCTCTGGACGGCGCAGGCCTGGGCCCACGGCGCGGACGTGGTGAGCTACTTCCGCTGGCGCGCGGCGACCATGGCCCAGGAGGTCATGCACTCGGGCCTGCTGCGGCACGACGAGACGCCGGATCGCGGCTACGCCGAGGTCGAGACGCTGGATCAGACGCAGTTCCCGGTCGGGCCGGTGCCCGCGCGGGTGGCGCTGCTGCACGACTATGAAAGCCTGTGGCTCTACGACCAGCAGAAGCACTCGGCCAGCCTGAGCTACTGGACGCAGACCGTCGCCTACTACTCGGCCCTGCGGAGCCTGGGCATCGACGTGGACATCGTGCACGCCGACGCCGGGCTGAGCGCCTACGCCGTGGTGGTGGCCCCCGCGATCACGCTGGTGCCCCCGGAGCGCGCCGCCCGCTGGGCGAAAGCCGTCGAGGGCGGCGTGGCACTCGTCTGCGGCCCCCGCACCGCCTTCCGCACCCCGGGCGGCCAGACCTGGGAGACCGGGCAACCCGGCCCGCTGAGCGACACCCTGGGCGTGAAGCTGCTGCAGTACGACTCGCTGCGCCCGACGCTGAGCCAGCGGGTGTCGGGGCCGGGCGGCGACGTCCAGGCCCACGGCTGGGCCGAGAGCTACCGCCTGCAGGGCGCCGAGGCGCTGTACAGCTATTCCGGAGGCCCGCTGGACGGCGAGGCGGCCGTGACGCGCCGCGGCCAGGTCACCACCATCGGTGCCCACAGCCCGGAGCTGATCGGCGCGGTGCTGGCCGACGTCCTGCAGCGCGCCGGGGTGGAGACCACGCCCCTGCCCGAAGGCGTGCGCCTCAGCCGCCGGGCGGGCCGGACGCTGGTGCAGAACTGGACTCTGGACGCCGTTCAGTGGAACGGGCTGAGCCTGGGGCCGGTGAGCTTCATGGTGCAGGAAGAGTAG
- a CDS encoding ABC transporter substrate-binding protein codes for MKKALLTLSALLISSAAAQTNLSGTVTIWSWDVAAKALQSTVPGFNKKHPNVKVEVVDLGNQNVYDRGLAGCAAGGADMPDVYSIENGEAEVFWARFPDCFVDLNTLGANKIVNQFPAFKWTELTANGKRFAMPWDSGPVVMFYRRDLYQQAGINPNDIKTWDDYIAAGKKMNAKFGGNVKMGTIANGQDDEWFRMLANQNGCFYFDNAASQVTVARPGCVTALGTIKKLYDAKVVATGDWGGQITSFKAGKAASAMFGAWYEGTIRTNAPDQKGKWGVYLMPASRPGGPRASNLGGSALAIPSASKNKEAAFAFLQHALGSADGQVTMLKSQGLVPSLLSATRDPYVAQGQSYWANQKVWQTILGTLGDVPPSRGTQYFQDARQVMVVVQADYIKGKYKTAKEALDDAAKKISSATGLPIAK; via the coding sequence ATGAAAAAAGCACTGCTCACGCTGTCCGCCCTGCTCATCTCAAGCGCCGCTGCGCAGACGAACCTTTCCGGTACCGTCACCATCTGGTCGTGGGATGTGGCCGCCAAGGCGCTGCAAAGCACGGTACCCGGCTTCAACAAGAAGCACCCCAACGTGAAGGTCGAGGTCGTCGATCTGGGCAACCAGAACGTGTACGACCGTGGCTTGGCCGGCTGCGCGGCGGGCGGCGCGGACATGCCCGACGTCTACTCGATCGAGAACGGCGAGGCCGAGGTGTTCTGGGCGCGCTTCCCGGACTGCTTCGTCGATCTGAACACGCTGGGCGCAAATAAAATCGTCAACCAGTTCCCGGCCTTCAAGTGGACGGAGCTGACGGCGAATGGCAAGCGCTTTGCCATGCCTTGGGACTCCGGCCCCGTGGTGATGTTCTACCGCCGCGACCTGTACCAGCAGGCCGGGATCAACCCGAATGACATCAAGACCTGGGACGACTACATCGCCGCCGGCAAGAAGATGAATGCAAAATTCGGCGGCAACGTCAAGATGGGCACCATCGCCAACGGCCAGGATGACGAGTGGTTCCGCATGCTGGCCAACCAGAACGGCTGCTTCTATTTCGACAACGCGGCCAGCCAGGTCACGGTGGCGCGCCCCGGCTGCGTCACGGCGCTGGGCACCATCAAGAAGTTGTACGACGCCAAGGTCGTGGCGACCGGCGACTGGGGCGGCCAGATCACCTCCTTCAAGGCTGGCAAGGCCGCCAGCGCCATGTTCGGCGCGTGGTACGAGGGCACCATCCGCACCAACGCGCCCGACCAGAAGGGCAAGTGGGGCGTGTACCTGATGCCTGCCAGCCGGCCCGGCGGCCCGCGCGCCTCCAACCTGGGCGGCAGCGCTCTGGCCATCCCGAGTGCGAGCAAGAACAAGGAAGCGGCCTTCGCCTTCCTGCAGCACGCCCTGGGCAGCGCCGACGGCCAGGTCACGATGCTTAAGTCGCAGGGCCTGGTGCCCAGCCTGCTCTCGGCCACCCGCGACCCCTACGTGGCGCAGGGGCAGTCCTACTGGGCCAACCAGAAGGTCTGGCAGACCATCCTGGGCACCCTGGGCGACGTGCCCCCCTCGCGCGGCACCCAGTACTTCCAGGACGCCCGGCAGGTGATGGTGGTCGTGCAGGCCGACTACATCAAGGGCAAGTACAAGACCGCCAAGGAAGCGCTGGACGACGCTGCCAAGAAGATCAGCTCCGCGACCGGCCTGCCCATCGCGAAGTAA